Within Citrus sinensis cultivar Valencia sweet orange chromosome 1, DVS_A1.0, whole genome shotgun sequence, the genomic segment TCCGTACAAGGGACTTTGGTCAGCTATCAAtccttttatttgaataatgagtaacttcttctttaatcatttaaatgaaatttcatgGTAACTTCCTGTGCGGTAGAATGCattatctcaatttttttaatataaatattattgttggcACCAAGATTTTTGTATAGAGGAGAGATCTGATTTAACGCCTTGGCAGTTTGGGGAAGTTCCGGTCTTTTGTTACGATGCTCttcatttacaaaacaaaagagatcGTAAGGGCGCCAGTGTTGTTACCGCGAGAACCCTCTGATATTTAAGTTAAAGATTTGAAGTTGCCAACACTactacaataaattcaatagaTGACATTCGATAGATGACTCGCGTCTAAACAACtgttatcttttcttttagatgACTTCTTTCGTAGGTACAAAGTGAtctatgataattttaatttcataagaaGTTAAAAGATGATTcattatccaaaaacatattatattttacaaggtAAAAGTATGACTCGTAGTTTAAAAAACGTCATTTTTATacatatgtataaataaaaaaattaccctaACTTCACTCaaatccctaatttttttgagtTGTACCTCGATCtccctctctccctctctccctctctcgtCTTTACTCTTCCCAAAATTTCTCACTAAAATACCACCCTTTTGCAACTGTCCCCAAATAAGCAACCCTAATTTCATCTCTTCTACAGttactattttaaatttttagccaTCGCTCTTGAGGAGTGAAGAAACGCAAAGTGggattgaagagagagaaaatatttaagtaaATCCCAGTCTCAAACCACGAAGAGCAAGtgaaaaattgaagatttgAAAGTTTGGGTTCACATCTTCCAGAAACATAATAAAGCATTTGAcacttttgattttaaaaggCTTCTTACAGtgtagtgtttttttttattgagtaAAACCCGTTTAGtctctgtatttttaaaaacacttGGAAACATCTTTAtcgttactttttttttttggcttacttttacaatatcaccattttataataattttttctttagacattaataaaaagaaaataactaaattaccaatttaaccctaaaaaataaaaataaaaattatattaatttttaattatcaaaaattaaattgtcaaaattgtatgcaaactaccaagtatgcaaatggtgcttgcaaaaaaattaacataattttgtttaattttctaaggctaaattggtaatttaattattttctttttattaatgtcctaaaaaaattattgtaaaagagtaatattgtaaaagtaagtcaaaagaaataaaaattaatagtaggagtatcaatactttaactgCAGAGATGTttcaagatatttttaaaaatacatgaaCTAAATAtacactaatattaaaatatagagactaaattgacttttatccttttttatttctttaatttgtttaattcattGAAAACAATGATGGTTCATTTATTTGGGGGTAGTTTACGTGAAtgagatctttttttttcccatttcttTTCATGATTCATGTTTGAATGTTATATATGGAATCGGtgcatttaaagaaaaaatagtgGATTTGGAAAATTTGAGTAAATGTCGGGTATCTTAAGAAtgggatttatttatttattattattgttgctgctgctgctattattattattatttagattgtttgaaatttggatatatatttagttaaagAGAGAGGAGAGTTGTGAGCTTTTGGTGACTGTTTTCAGGACCAAGGTACCTTACCTCGTGATCAAAAGTACATGTTTATAGAAAGACTTCTTCAAACCCATGTCGTACTCAAAGTATCCCTAAAAGATgacacatatataaattagtCCTGGTTggataataatattgtaattgtaaAAGTACTTAGGATTTCTTACTCGACCTAAGTGATCAGTTAAGTGAAGTACAACAATTATCATAATGAAATTCGTTTAAAATGAACTGACATGTGTGTGTGATGTGACATTCATACAATGAATAAtggaattttataaatttttaagtaaattacaTTACTTTGTGCTTTCGCAATCCACACCATGAATGTTAATGTCacattcttaaatttttttttctaaaatagaTAGACGGTATGTATCTATTTACTCAATCACATCTATTACTCATGTTCAATTCCTCTAGTGATTGGAGTTAagtttttccaaaattttgcCTAGCATAATTCATTGTAAACTTGCATTGCTCTATATCTAGTCTAAGATTGGTGCTAGTGCTACCTCAATAAGTCCCTATTTTTGAATTTacaatttaactaaaaataagattaaaaaatcacGAAGATTGTGCATCGAAGAAGCCTTTAATTGAAGCAATAAGAAAACGAATGGGATAACAAATATAAGAAGGGAAGGTTGATTATCTATAAGAAGGCGACGGTTGTCAAagccagcaaaaataaatacttactTTAAATAAATTGCATTTAGTAATTGAGTAGAGTCGTGttcacagagatcggtaattatttaaatccttttaaaaatataaaatgcaaaatggtggaattgttgacaataataaaaatcaaattaaaataaaaagaacgcaaattaaaattgtaattcaaattggggaaactctggttgaaggaattaactcagcttgattcgaatACTGataattgattcaaatataaattattactacttatgaatagaccggttatacctactgagaccctctaatagccaatctctcgttaactagtcgataaccaaggtacgactaCGActattggttatttttctaatcaatagacaaccctagatacgatcataggatttaatcaattgacagcctgaaaaaccaaagagactcaaatcctaatcaacaaacgcatacgatggttcatttaaattagattatttattctcataacacaacGCACTGCTatgctatttgtcacaaacattaaaatcttcaaaagatgaatcttttaattgacaatagattaagttgataattaaatagtggcgaattatctaattaacaaatataatcatgacaataattcagagaataaacaaatacccaaaaagtaataaaacaattaaagtataagaaagatctcacagtagtgatgaatcaaagcttcattaacctttaaccagaataataggtttagttcttcatagagagaagagaaaaatttagatctagggtttctttcttttcaaaaagtctctcttttcacaatagatttcTCCCTTAAATAttgttctctctcttttcctctagagttctttttaaaataaaatactaatatttgaaatattaaattcataattataaaaataaccaaaaatacaaaacacattaaactaaaaactgtaGGTCCGTAGTTGACAGCACACGTCCACGCCTTATCAATAAAGTTCTTTTGatgctcataatttctccagtaaaataattattctcaAACATaatcttgtagctcaattttagcaccaatcaatagaattgcacttacaaaaataaaacacaagtaaattattattattaagtgcaaaatatCGATATTAAAGGAAGTAAGTAATgtaaaactagtgcataaattgcactctaacagaAGGCATCACTTGAGTTTATGATTTTGATAAGCCTTTGAGGCAGATCAAGCGGGGTGGGCATTTTTGGGAGTTTCCAAAATATAGAAGCTTATAAGCCATGTTCATATACTCAAACGTTAGTTGCGGTTGGTCTGCTCGTAGGTGAGTTTGATTTTAATGCTCTATGAAACTAGCACAACATATAAACGTGAGTccacttaattaattagcactacaaaaaatgaaaaaactattttaaaagtcaaaattaaCCTCAAATTTATGTACTTCACATAAGATTTGCTCTTGAGTCGATTTGAACCTCGAAGAGCAATTGTGTTGTTGAGTCAACATCATGCTTTGACCTCCCAACTGCTACCGGGTATCATTATTGTCTGCTGTCAAGTGGCTGAGTGAAAAGACCGTATTAATGGGCTTCCTTCTGGGTCTTTCCATCTTTCATTGCACGTCGGTGAtattctttcaaaaaatttaaagacagTATTAGGCAGACCGGTGATATTTTATCCCGGGCATATCTTAATTCTTACAATTAGATTACAAAAGCTTGATAATCTCATATCATATCTACCATCTAGAGTTAGCTAGAGTTGATTCAGATAATTGATTATAGTCTATTTACGTTGCTATATTTACGACGTCAAGCAATCAAAATTGTGGATCTAATTTGTTGCAGGTCGGATACCAAAtcaattataagaatataatTAGTTTCAGCATAAAATCGATCACATATCCTTGAAaaacaagaattaaaaaataaaaattgactGTTCTTACACGATGAAAATTGCACACCGACTTTTGACCTTTGTTATTGACCAAATGGGGGCGataacaaaagaattttcatcgcCCAAATTTTTATTCCAATCACATACATCAAGTGATGTGGACGTCGAGCAGATATTTTTAGGATATGAATGTCTATCCTCAATTATTATGGTGTCCCCACGATTAAATTTGCGTTGATTGCAGtaaggagagagagagcgaaaagaaaattcaaagtaGAAGATCAAACTTTCCAGACATCACGCAGGTCAATGTTTTTAGGTAAGGAAAATGCTAAGTAGCGAGAGGGATGAGAGAAGGACGATAGAAACGGCAATCTTTCCTGTCGTTTCTCCTCTCATTTCCTCTCACtctttaaacataaaaaaaaaaatatatatcaaatgaataaataaatggcGTTGGAATGCTTTGCTCCCTATTTCACTTTTTCACTTCCCCACGATTTCACTTTCCTCTCTCCttgacttttttgtttttccccAAAACTTTCCTCTCTCTTTCACTTTCATTTTCCTCCATTTTCGTCAGTTCTCACGCAGCTTCACGACCTCCTCCGTCTTCCCCTCTCTCGGCTCTCTCGGCAAAGATTAAGTGAGCAGTGGGCTTTTTCAgcttgttctttttattttaattttttgttatgtgaaaGATCTGGCGTATAATTTAAGTGTATTGTGGAAGTTaagttctttttgttttaattttttgttatgtgaaaGATCTGGCGTGGAATTTAAGTGTATTGTGGaagttaagtttttttttttcttttagtgttGTTGCTGGATCTTGTTGTAATTTAAGCTTCTGGAATTTAGTAAATTGTTGCGGGTTAtgttatgaattttgttttattttaactttggTGTTTATGTTGTAAATTTTGTTGCGGGATATGTTACGATatgcaaaatttatttcaatattatttatttttaacaattgttATATCAATAATGCAATGAAGACAACAATCGCTGTAATTgatgtttgatttatatttgtttcGATTATTTCCATTATTATTTCAGTTAGATTTATCTTTGAActgtcaaaattgaaatttaagttagaaaaagtggcaaattaaaaaatcaaacaaaatgttCGGTTATtgtgttgtttttgtttaatgGAATTAAGATTTTGgtaaatattacaattatataAATGATACATGTGTCCAAATATTCCTCAAACTATTCTCGCCACTCAACAATAACCAtgaatgttctttttttttttttaattatattagttAAGGATACAATTAAAACTTACACCAAGATAATCATTTGGTATGCCATCCCAAGTATATTCACCACAAATCCTCAAAAAAATAGGTCCATCCGGAGATCGAAAGTGGTCAAGTAATTCATAATATCGCTGCTCAAACCAATGGTGATCCTGCAATTAACAATGCTAACTAAGTATGACTAAGCCAAATTCacattaattttacatttctactcgaaaattaaaaaaaatgcttcatttaataatttatcaggtggattttaaaaaatctactgctgaaaaaaaagaaggaaaaattaaactatCGAGTAATTCAGCATATTCAGAGATACatacatagaaaaaaaaatggggaagaaaagagaaaaatagaatttagGAAATATGAATAACTTTAGAGGAATAGGGAGAGAGAGGAGCCGGTTACATAAGGTGAGAAATGATCGAGAGAATGTCTTTGCTAGTGCAAAGCCGAGAAAAAAAACTACTAGTGCAAAGCCTTCCCCTTCGTTAAAGAACTTTagccaagaaaaaaaaaattactagtGCAAAGCCTTCCCTTTTTGTACGAAGCAAAGGTAATCAAGAACTTTAGCCGATAACTTTAGCCGTGAGGGATTTGGAAGCGTGAGGCACGCCGGAAGGAAGCCGTGAGGGATCTGGAAGCGTGAGGCACGCCGGAATCCGTGACGGAGCTTCTGGAAGCGTGAGGGAGAGAGGAAGAGTGAGGGCTGGAGACAAAATGCTAAAATTTCTCTCTGCACAAAATGATAAAAGCAgtctttctttattattttttattcattctttAGCGAGAGGAACGAGAAGCGAAACGACAGAAGAGGATGCCGTTTCTCTCATCATTCTCTCGTTCCTCTCGCTACCTAGCAGCACTCTTTAGGCAAATAATTTGTGGCTATAATTTGTTGAGTGTCAAATCGAAATTGGGTGGAGGGATTCATTTCTTCTGCTGAAAATTTAAAGTGAAGCAAATATTAGGGAGATAGAAATttgaattgtaatttaaatatgaatgaGAATAGAACTTTAGATCGTACTACATAaacttgattttaaaattccaacagatatttaattataaatatcaataatcttttaattgtaacaatatatgttaaattttttttagatgttTCTAGaacatttctttattttcatttacttaCAATGTGTATGTTTCAACCAATCATAATAATATGGATACGTGGTAAATAATGAGGATACGTTTTAAATAATGAATGGATAAAAAACTGAgttttccattaaaaaattatatttttaaaataattgactACTTACACACCCCTAACATTTAGGTAAAGGGACAAAAATTTCTCTAACATttcaaaaaagatatttacaccccaatttattataattttatcattatgcccttctagcatataaattttttttattaaattatccaatttatttatatattgttaataaaattgtaaatagacaaattggatattataaaaaaaattaaatatacccTCATTGCCCAATacctctatttaaatttttatcaataaccaattttcaaaaaaaaaaaaatctatacacccaaaaaaattataaataaattataattttaaaaataaaattggttattaataatcaattttatttaaactttaaacttatatatttaacaattttccACATGTCAATTATTTAAACTTGTACATTTATAACCAATtttctatgttatttattatggtattaataaccaattttatttataaaattataatttatttacattttttttaagtgtgcagatgtcttttttgaaaattggttATTGATAAAACTTGTACATTTATAACCAATtttctatgttatttattatgatattaataaccaattttatttacaattttttttaagtgtgtagatgtcttttttgaaaattgattatttataaaatttaaatagaggaatGAAGCAATgagggtatatttataattttattaacaatatatagatgaatttgataatctaataatttttttatatgctagaatgatataatagtaaaattataataaattagggtgtaaatatcttttttaaaatgttagaGAGATTTTTGTCCCTTTACCTAAACGTTGGAGGTGTGTTTATCCTTTTTCCTAATAATATGGATACGTGGTAAATAATGAGGATACGTGTTAAATAATGAATGGACAAAAAGCTGAGctttccattaaaaaattatatttttaaattgactaTTGATCGTTTTGTTAAAGTGTAATCACATTAACACCCATGAGCACATTAAGAGGACTCGTGTATACATAGATCCCATTTTCGTAACAAATATGAACCACACGAGCAAGgagtagaaaagaaaaaatcattagCTAGAAGAAAAAGATCAGCTGGATGCAATGGAGGCAAAATCAACGACGTCGATGGGGAGTTCTCTGGCGGTGCCTTTGATTCAGGAGCTGGCAAAGAATACACCCACTACAGTTCCATCACGTTTTATTGTCAATGATGAGGACCATGTTCCGCTCATCAGCTCTTCAGAACAAGTACTCATTCCAGTCATTGACATGCAGAAGTTGCTCTCTGGAGATTTCATGGATTCAGAGCTTGGGAAGCTTGACCATGCCTGTCGAGAGTGGGGCTTCTTCCAGGTACATATCTCTGTCGTTTCGGTTCTTAttagcttttaaattttcttagaatGAGGAATGATAGTTTCTATTCCTTTAGAGTTCATTTTTCACCGCTTGAGATCCTGATAAATTctgtaattgtttttttatttatagtgttaaaaaaaacgaaaaataaTACGGTGAATAAGCATTATAATTACTAGCCGTGATATgcttaaacaataaaagaaagacTCTACGGTGCTTTAATTTGCATGTAGTTGGTGAATCATGGAGTGAGCAGTTCATTGGTGGAGAAAGTGAAGGTCGAGATACAAGAGTTCTTTAATCTTCCAATGAAGGAGAAAGAGAAGTTTTGGATGCGACCGGGAGAAACCGAGGGATTTGGCCAGAACTTTGTTGTGTCTGAGGAGCAGAGGCTTGATTGGGCATACGGCTTCACTATGTTCACTCTGCCAGCATATTTGAGGAAACCCCATCTTTTCCCCAAGTTGCCTTTTCCACTCAGGTccaattctttaatttaatttcaaattattggGTCCGACTATGGTACCGTCCTCCAAAAGTTTAGGCACCATCAGATTTTCTGACCATTTGACAGTGTCTAAGAttgagattaattttttaattaattaattaattatctaccTCAAGGTTCAAATACTTTTGCCATCCATGTAATAATaactgaattatttttatgtacaTGCAGAGATACCTTGGAAGCTTGGTCAGCAGAACTTGGAAATCTTTCTCAAAAATTACTTCGCCAAATGGCAAAAGCACTTGGAATAGATGCCAATGATGTAAAAGCGTTGTTTGAAGAAGCAATGCAAACAATGAGGA encodes:
- the LOC102617433 gene encoding protein SRG1-like, whose amino-acid sequence is MEAKSTTSMGSSLAVPLIQELAKNTPTTVPSRFIVNDEDHVPLISSSEQVLIPVIDMQKLLSGDFMDSELGKLDHACREWGFFQLVNHGVSSSLVEKVKVEIQEFFNLPMKEKEKFWMRPGETEGFGQNFVVSEEQRLDWAYGFTMFTLPAYLRKPHLFPKLPFPLRDTLEAWSAELGNLSQKLLRQMAKALGIDANDVKALFEEAMQTMRMNYYPPCPKPEQVIGFNSHSDASSITILLQLNETAGLQIKKDGMWVPVIPLPDAFIINVGDILEVFTNGIYRSIEHRATVNSTKERLSIATFRTAKLDAELGPAPSLITPTTPAMFRRISMSDYIKGFLSSKLHGKSNVDHLRVQNEDNKGY